In Phragmites australis chromosome 16, lpPhrAust1.1, whole genome shotgun sequence, one DNA window encodes the following:
- the LOC133896293 gene encoding FCS-Like Zinc finger 6-like translates to MMLGKRSGRKAPSRRPMQRTTSMTEFAPPDVLADVAEEEDEELQLPVHAEEQAEDPYGWAVGGTAAAGRADWLAAYRARAAPALRRNSADFSAAETAAFLRACGLCNRRLGPGRDTFMYRGDTAFCSLECRQQHITIEEWKEKCALAPPPSAPASMADPVAPDKSSAGPDKSGAAAAAGA, encoded by the exons ATGATGCTGGGCAAGAGATCCGGGAGGAAGGCGCCCTCGCGGCGCCCGATGCAACGTACAACAAGCATGACGGAGTTCGCGCCGCCGGACGTGTTGGCGGAcgtggccgaggaggaggacgaggagctgCAGCTGCCGGTGCACGCCGAGGAGCAGGCGGAGGACCCCTACGGTTGGGCCGTCGGAGGGACCGCTGCGGCCGGGAGGGCGGACTGGCTGGCGGCGTACCGAGCCCGCGCGGCGCCGGCGCTCCGGCGGAACTCGGCCGACTTCTCGGCCGCCGAGACCGCCGCGTTCCTCCGCGCCTGCGGGCTCTGCAATCGCCGCCTCGGCCCCGGACGCGACACCTTCATGTACAG GGGGGACACGGCGTTTTGCAGCCTGGAGTGCAGGCAGCAGCACATAACGATCGAGGAGTGGAAGGAGAAGTGCgcgctcgcgccgccgccgtcggcacCGGCGTCCATGGCAGACCCGGTGGCGCCCGACAAGTCCAGCGCGGGCCCCGACAagtccggcgccgccgccgccgccggagcctGA